The following are encoded in a window of Gemmatimonadota bacterium genomic DNA:
- a CDS encoding DegT/DnrJ/EryC1/StrS family aminotransferase, whose product MLALHGGSPYRDTQSRPFPARTPFGDEEIRLVTKALRSQNLFRWGGELTPLFESRFAEAYGASHAIGSTSGTAALHVAIGAVNPEPGDEIITSAITDLGTIIPILYQNAVPVFADTDPETLTVDPEEVERLITPRTRAIIAIHLFGNACRMEALAEISSRKGIPLIEDCCQAHLTRYRGRLLGTYGDIGCFSFQQSKHMTTGDGGMTITNDDALDRCMRSFADKHYDRDRSGSRMYGPLGMNCRITELHSAVGLAQLEKVGSVVASRNRLGSRLSEGIKHLDGIVPAPVTPGATHSYWSYPMRVTGYPNETFARALNAEGIGASAGYIGDPIFQCSAALADHRTYGDSRFPFFSPYTDRTFEHADELCPRTRELLGQLVMLSFNEQYTEGDIDDVAGAVRKVASGLETTR is encoded by the coding sequence ATGTTAGCCCTCCACGGCGGATCGCCCTACCGGGATACGCAATCCCGCCCCTTTCCTGCCAGGACGCCATTCGGCGACGAAGAAATACGACTCGTCACGAAGGCACTGCGTTCCCAGAACCTCTTTCGTTGGGGCGGCGAACTCACCCCGCTGTTCGAAAGCCGTTTCGCCGAAGCCTACGGTGCGAGTCACGCCATCGGATCCACTTCGGGGACCGCCGCCCTGCATGTCGCCATCGGCGCGGTAAACCCTGAACCTGGCGATGAGATCATCACGAGCGCGATCACCGACCTGGGCACGATCATCCCGATCCTGTACCAGAACGCCGTGCCGGTCTTCGCGGACACGGACCCGGAGACGCTTACCGTGGACCCGGAGGAGGTCGAACGGCTCATCACGCCGCGGACGCGGGCGATCATCGCCATACACCTCTTCGGTAACGCCTGCCGGATGGAGGCCCTGGCGGAGATTTCAAGCCGCAAGGGGATTCCGCTCATCGAGGACTGCTGCCAGGCGCACCTGACGCGTTACCGGGGACGGCTGCTGGGTACCTACGGGGACATCGGCTGCTTCAGCTTCCAGCAGTCGAAGCACATGACCACCGGGGACGGCGGCATGACCATCACGAACGACGACGCCCTGGACCGCTGTATGCGCAGCTTCGCGGACAAGCACTACGACCGGGATCGATCGGGATCGCGCATGTACGGACCGCTGGGCATGAACTGCCGTATCACGGAACTCCATTCCGCGGTGGGACTGGCCCAGCTGGAAAAAGTGGGCTCGGTCGTCGCATCGAGGAACCGCCTCGGCAGCCGGCTGTCCGAGGGGATCAAGCACCTCGACGGCATCGTGCCGGCGCCGGTTACCCCGGGTGCAACGCACAGTTACTGGTCCTACCCGATGCGGGTCACCGGGTATCCGAACGAAACCTTCGCCCGGGCGCTGAACGCCGAGGGGATCGGGGCGAGCGCCGGGTACATCGGCGATCCGATTTTCCAGTGTTCGGCGGCGCTCGCGGATCACCGTACTTACGGAGACTCCCGTTTCCCCTTTTTCAGCCCGTACACGGACCGCACCTTCGAGCATGCGGACGAATTGTGTCCAAGAACCCGAGAACTGCTCGGACAACTCGTGATGCTCTCCTTCAACGAACAGTACACCGAGGGGGACATCGACGACGTGGCCGGCGCCGTGCGGAAGGTCGCATCCGGGCTGGAAACTACGCGGTAA
- a CDS encoding MBL fold metallo-hydrolase — protein sequence MIFEQIENGGDRNFGYLVADEKTRKAAAVDPSYRPEYYIRRAGELDVELACIICTHSHHDHVNGNDHLIEELGLDVVMYRDAEYFYDIEVKDGEIFRLGELELAVIHTPGHCEDGMCLLVEDKLITGDTLFVGKVGGTATEEEARKEYDSLRRLMELDDGIGVYPGHDFGVNPTSTIGYERNNNPFILQPTFADFLHLKENWLAYKQQHNIP from the coding sequence ATGATATTCGAACAGATTGAAAACGGGGGCGACCGGAACTTCGGTTACCTGGTGGCCGACGAGAAAACCAGGAAGGCGGCGGCGGTGGACCCCTCCTACCGGCCCGAATACTACATACGACGCGCGGGTGAACTGGACGTGGAACTGGCCTGCATCATCTGCACCCATTCCCACCATGACCACGTAAACGGCAACGACCATCTGATCGAGGAACTGGGCCTCGACGTGGTGATGTACCGGGATGCGGAGTATTTCTACGATATCGAAGTGAAGGATGGGGAGATCTTCAGACTGGGTGAACTCGAACTGGCCGTGATCCACACGCCCGGCCACTGCGAGGACGGCATGTGTCTCCTCGTGGAAGACAAGCTGATTACCGGGGATACGCTCTTCGTGGGCAAGGTGGGCGGCACGGCCACCGAAGAGGAAGCGCGGAAGGAATACGACAGCCTGCGGCGCCTGATGGAACTGGACGACGGGATCGGGGTCTACCCCGGCCATGACTTCGGTGTAAATCCTACTTCGACCATCGGTTACGAGAGAAACAACAATCCTTTTATCCTGCAGCCCACCTTCGCGGATTTCCTGCATCTCAAGGAAAACTGGCTCGCCTACAAGCAGCAGCATAACATCCCGTAG
- the ahcY gene encoding adenosylhomocysteinase encodes MAQDLPTTIELPDYSGLPYKVADLSEAELGHREIAIAEQEMPGLMAVREKYAREQPLRDTRIMGSLHMTIQTAVLIQTLRALGAGIRWASCNIFSTQDHAAAAIADDGIPVFAWKGESLEEYWACTLQALTFDGETGPTQIVDDGGDATLLIHRGVEAEDDPSILDEPTDNRELQIINEILRRQLDRNPRFWHDMSANIRGVSEETTTGVHRLYQMMDEGKLLFPAINVNDSVTKSKFDNLYGCRESLADGLKRALDVMVAGKTVVVCGYGDVGKGCAQSMRGFGARVVITEIDPICALQAAMEGYEVTTIEDVLDQGQIFVTTTGNRDIIRVEHMERMQDQAIVSNIGHFDNEIQVDALNEFPGIVKQPIKPQVDKYVFPDGHAVFLLAEGRLVNLGCATGHPSFVMSSSFTNQVIAQIDLRLNEHETGVTTLPKHLDEEVARLHLQKLGVKLTRLSRNQADYIGVPIEGPYKPDHYRY; translated from the coding sequence ATGGCGCAGGATTTGCCGACCACCATCGAGTTACCCGACTACTCCGGCCTGCCTTACAAGGTGGCCGACCTGTCCGAGGCGGAACTGGGACACCGTGAAATCGCCATCGCCGAACAGGAAATGCCCGGGCTGATGGCCGTCCGCGAGAAATACGCCCGCGAACAGCCGTTGCGGGACACGCGGATCATGGGTTCCCTCCACATGACGATCCAGACCGCCGTGCTCATCCAGACACTCAGGGCCCTCGGTGCCGGGATTCGGTGGGCTTCCTGCAACATCTTTTCGACCCAGGACCACGCGGCGGCCGCCATCGCGGACGACGGCATTCCCGTATTCGCGTGGAAGGGGGAAAGCCTGGAGGAATACTGGGCCTGCACGCTGCAGGCGCTGACTTTCGACGGCGAGACCGGACCCACGCAGATCGTGGACGACGGCGGCGATGCCACGCTCCTCATTCACCGCGGCGTGGAGGCCGAGGACGACCCCTCCATCCTGGATGAACCCACGGACAACCGGGAACTGCAGATCATCAACGAAATACTCCGGCGGCAGCTGGACCGGAACCCGCGATTCTGGCACGACATGAGTGCGAACATACGCGGCGTCTCCGAAGAGACGACCACGGGCGTCCACAGGCTGTACCAGATGATGGATGAAGGCAAGCTCCTGTTCCCGGCCATCAACGTCAACGATTCGGTGACCAAGTCCAAGTTCGACAACCTCTACGGTTGCCGCGAGTCGCTCGCGGACGGTCTCAAGCGCGCCCTCGACGTCATGGTCGCAGGGAAGACGGTCGTCGTCTGCGGATATGGCGACGTGGGCAAGGGATGCGCCCAGTCGATGCGGGGATTCGGCGCGCGCGTAGTGATCACGGAGATCGATCCCATCTGCGCGCTGCAGGCCGCCATGGAAGGCTACGAGGTGACAACCATCGAAGACGTGCTGGACCAGGGCCAGATCTTCGTTACGACGACGGGGAACCGGGACATCATCCGTGTCGAGCACATGGAGCGCATGCAGGACCAGGCCATCGTCAGCAACATCGGGCACTTCGACAACGAAATCCAGGTGGACGCGCTGAACGAGTTTCCGGGCATCGTGAAACAGCCCATCAAGCCCCAGGTGGACAAGTATGTATTCCCCGACGGGCACGCCGTTTTCCTGCTCGCGGAGGGCAGACTGGTGAACCTGGGATGCGCCACGGGCCACCCTTCCTTTGTCATGTCCAGTTCCTTCACCAACCAGGTGATCGCGCAGATCGACCTGCGGCTCAACGAGCACGAAACCGGCGTGACGACCTTGCCGAAACACCTGGACGAGGAGGTGGCCAGGCTGCACCTTCAGAAACTGGGCGTGAAGCTGACCCGGCTGTCCCGGAACCAGGCGGATTACATCGGCGTCCCCATCGAAGGCCCCTACAAACCCGATCATTATCGATACTGA